A portion of the Hoylesella buccalis ATCC 35310 genome contains these proteins:
- a CDS encoding dihydrofolate reductase, with the protein MLITIIAAVARNRAIGYQNKLLYWLPNDLKRFKALTTGHTVIMGRRTFESLPKGALPNRRNIVLSRTQTHFEGCDSFASLDEALAHCADDEDIYIIGGAHVYQQAIERADRLCLTEVDDVPEHADVFFPPYDDWHEISREEHGIDERHAHRYAFVNYVKNR; encoded by the coding sequence ATGTTGATCACCATCATCGCAGCCGTGGCGCGCAACCGAGCCATCGGCTATCAGAACAAATTGTTATATTGGTTGCCCAACGACCTGAAACGGTTTAAGGCACTCACCACCGGACACACCGTCATCATGGGGCGGCGCACCTTCGAGTCGCTGCCCAAAGGCGCATTGCCCAACCGGCGCAACATCGTGCTGAGTCGTACGCAAACCCATTTTGAGGGTTGCGATAGCTTCGCGTCGCTCGACGAAGCACTGGCTCACTGCGCTGACGACGAGGACATCTACATCATCGGCGGTGCCCATGTCTACCAACAAGCCATCGAGCGAGCCGACCGACTGTGCCTCACTGAGGTAGACGACGTGCCAGAACACGCAGACGTGTTCTTCCCCCCTTATGACGACTGGCACGAGATATCACGCGAGGAACATGGCATCGACGAGCGCCACGCCCACCGCTACGCTTTCGTCAACTATGTGAAAAACAGGTAG
- a CDS encoding multidrug transporter MATE, whose amino-acid sequence MSMLYACGLHMILSFTLIGNIDYFVCLLLGTPLRVDKLVAWGYIVFWVIFEYMIFFRNNIYREIFDEYNKQSNTPEMKSKCKKAKIFNFSLLAINLLLLIIADYLNHHK is encoded by the coding sequence ATGTCGATGTTATATGCTTGCGGTTTGCATATGATTTTATCATTTACATTAATAGGAAATATTGATTATTTCGTGTGTTTATTACTTGGAACTCCACTTCGTGTTGACAAACTTGTTGCTTGGGGATATATTGTCTTCTGGGTGATTTTTGAATACATGATATTCTTTCGAAATAATATATATAGAGAGATTTTTGATGAATACAACAAGCAAAGCAATACACCAGAAATGAAATCGAAATGTAAGAAAGCAAAAATATTCAACTTTAGCCTACTTGCTATCAACTTATTATTGCTTATAATAGCAGATTATTTAAATCATCACAAATAA
- a CDS encoding TonB-dependent receptor domain-containing protein: protein MIHLKREANLLTITSLVAFQSLAYLPAFANPGTRAMMVTDDNHANVHAEMVDTMRFNSPISLDEVVVTGQGGAIERRRLSSNVTKISGKDLQKLTVGRMDEMLRNAIPGVQFSLSGAQPGSTSVIKARGLSSAFSNSTPIIYIDGVRTDNLNTGAILNYSKKGYGAQPYTIGDMPMGEMAASSALSDISMENIDHIEYVSGGAATTLYGSDAANGVIQIFTKKGSSDGFHASASVDMGWDKATTQFYHFRRTADLLNQTGFEQRYRLSLAGGNSKYGYSLGANMMENTGVVIHNNNAHKRYDLRFGSRAQLTTQLEYQNSFGFVADDYNRSRNGNQGFYTGLWFTEGSASSRFKFTDANGHEQRYPADIDAADDDTFEKMRAFVDKAEALQHYRESTKHFQTSHTLLYKPLPQLTVKGVFGIDYRANNNKEIVTNEYLIHIGEKHVGTTDAGRVNNFDRNYFGLTADINGQYKFYHANRLSNVLTAGFQYFNTHDRQAIYRGTNVRDGAKVMSGAGTVQADEWLNFLHSYSFYAQDNIGLFNKYYVDLGARVDYNTAFGDNVKWQFYPKLGLSYVMSDEPFLAPLVSSGMLSMLRVFCNYGVAGSYPPPFAYQRTISVTGYQGKQAGTFGQFGNPDLGPEKKHSFEVGFESSFLHDVATLSFTYYHSVTKGALFTVPTLPSAGRAASYLANIGEISNLGVEMALALNIVRTKDWQATLRTAVNTNRNRVLSAGGTVPFSIGGFGPETIQTAVEEGKPVGFLRGNKAVLNADGTLKEVLRMQDLGSTIPTCYGNVSMDVHYKNCSLWMSGDYQTGSYVHSFDRQFRFQKGLKDDVVPQKALMGRKQKDAWLDFTNYFVEKADFFKVRNVGLSYLYHLKGSKPVVKSVLFSMSVNNPLNFTAASVDPEAVISGAHSQGAVASGGLNYATYSLPRQYIFSLKFNL from the coding sequence ATGATTCATTTAAAAAGAGAAGCCAATTTGTTGACGATAACATCATTGGTTGCTTTTCAATCATTGGCTTACCTGCCCGCGTTCGCAAATCCTGGCACAAGGGCGATGATGGTGACGGATGACAATCATGCCAATGTGCATGCAGAGATGGTAGACACGATGAGGTTCAACTCGCCCATCAGTCTTGACGAAGTAGTGGTGACGGGGCAGGGCGGAGCCATTGAACGGCGAAGGTTATCCTCGAACGTCACCAAGATTTCAGGTAAAGACTTGCAGAAGTTGACCGTGGGGCGTATGGACGAAATGCTGCGCAACGCCATCCCTGGGGTTCAGTTTTCACTCTCAGGTGCGCAGCCCGGCAGCACCTCTGTCATCAAAGCCCGGGGATTGTCCTCGGCGTTTTCTAATTCTACCCCCATCATCTACATCGATGGCGTTCGCACCGACAACCTCAACACCGGTGCCATTCTCAATTATTCCAAGAAAGGTTATGGCGCCCAGCCTTACACCATTGGCGACATGCCCATGGGTGAGATGGCGGCGTCGAGCGCGCTGAGCGATATTTCCATGGAGAACATCGACCATATAGAGTATGTGAGCGGTGGAGCGGCCACCACGCTCTATGGTTCTGATGCGGCCAATGGCGTGATACAAATCTTCACGAAGAAGGGAAGCTCGGATGGTTTTCACGCTTCCGCGTCAGTGGACATGGGATGGGACAAGGCCACCACGCAGTTTTATCACTTCCGCCGTACGGCCGATTTGCTCAACCAGACGGGTTTCGAGCAGCGTTACCGGCTGTCGCTTGCCGGCGGAAACAGCAAGTATGGGTATAGCCTGGGTGCCAACATGATGGAAAACACGGGTGTGGTGATACACAACAACAATGCCCATAAGCGTTACGACCTGCGTTTTGGCTCGCGCGCTCAGCTCACTACCCAACTGGAGTATCAGAACTCATTTGGCTTTGTGGCCGATGATTATAATCGCAGTCGCAATGGCAATCAGGGTTTCTATACGGGACTATGGTTCACGGAGGGCAGCGCTTCCAGCCGCTTCAAGTTCACCGATGCCAATGGCCATGAACAGAGATATCCTGCCGATATCGATGCCGCCGATGATGACACGTTTGAGAAGATGCGAGCCTTTGTGGACAAAGCCGAGGCTTTGCAGCACTATCGCGAGTCGACCAAACATTTCCAAACATCGCACACCTTGCTTTACAAGCCATTGCCCCAACTCACCGTTAAAGGCGTTTTTGGAATTGACTATCGGGCTAACAACAACAAGGAAATCGTGACCAACGAGTATCTCATTCATATTGGTGAGAAGCATGTGGGCACGACGGATGCCGGTCGTGTCAACAATTTCGACCGCAATTACTTCGGGCTCACCGCCGACATCAACGGACAGTACAAGTTTTACCATGCCAACCGGTTGAGCAACGTGCTTACTGCCGGCTTCCAATATTTCAACACGCATGACCGTCAGGCCATCTATCGCGGTACCAACGTGCGCGATGGGGCCAAGGTGATGAGTGGAGCCGGAACCGTTCAGGCCGACGAGTGGCTCAACTTCCTGCACAGCTACAGCTTTTACGCGCAGGACAACATTGGGCTGTTCAATAAATATTACGTTGATTTAGGCGCACGCGTGGACTACAACACCGCATTTGGCGACAATGTGAAGTGGCAGTTTTATCCCAAGCTCGGCCTGTCTTACGTGATGAGTGACGAGCCATTTCTCGCCCCATTGGTCAGCAGTGGCATGCTGTCCATGCTGCGCGTGTTCTGCAACTACGGTGTCGCGGGCAGCTATCCGCCGCCATTCGCCTATCAGCGCACCATCTCCGTGACAGGCTATCAAGGCAAGCAGGCTGGCACGTTCGGGCAGTTTGGCAACCCTGACTTGGGACCCGAGAAGAAACATTCGTTCGAGGTGGGTTTCGAATCATCTTTCCTCCATGATGTCGCCACGCTTTCATTCACCTACTATCACTCCGTTACCAAGGGTGCGTTGTTCACGGTTCCCACCTTGCCGTCGGCCGGACGCGCGGCCAGCTACTTGGCCAACATTGGCGAAATCAGTAACCTGGGCGTTGAGATGGCACTTGCCCTCAACATCGTGCGTACCAAGGACTGGCAGGCCACCCTGCGCACGGCTGTTAACACCAACCGGAACCGCGTATTGAGTGCAGGTGGCACGGTGCCGTTCAGCATTGGCGGGTTCGGTCCCGAAACCATTCAGACGGCAGTGGAGGAGGGTAAGCCCGTAGGCTTCTTGCGCGGCAACAAGGCCGTTCTCAATGCCGATGGCACCCTCAAGGAGGTGCTTCGCATGCAAGATTTGGGTTCTACTATCCCCACCTGCTATGGCAATGTGTCGATGGATGTTCATTATAAAAACTGTAGTCTGTGGATGAGTGGTGACTATCAGACAGGTAGTTACGTTCACTCGTTCGACCGTCAGTTCCGCTTTCAAAAGGGATTGAAAGACGATGTGGTGCCCCAGAAGGCACTCATGGGCAGGAAGCAGAAGGACGCATGGCTCGACTTTACCAACTATTTCGTGGAGAAGGCCGACTTTTTCAAGGTGCGAAACGTTGGCTTGAGCTATCTTTATCACCTCAAAGGCTCAAAGCCCGTGGTCAAGAGCGTGCTGTTCAGCATGAGCGTCAACAATCCGTTGAACTTCACTGCGGCATCCGTAGACCCCGAAGCGGTCATCTCGGGCGCGCACTCGCAAGGGGCTGTGGCATCGGGAGGACTGAATTATGCCACCTATTCGTTACCCAGACAATATATTTTCTCACTGAAATTCAATTTGTAA
- a CDS encoding glycoside hydrolase family 10 protein — MNKFLTKIRLLLLFVVCSNLLASKADNLKKREFRGAWIQCVNGQFEGMGTANMQRTLSYQLDELQKNGVNAIIFQVRAECDALYQSSYEPWSRFLTGVQGQAPYPFWDPLQWMIEQCHQRGMELHAWINPYRAKTKSTSALAGNHIAIKQPGKVFSYAGQFILNPGDPANREYIYKVVDDIVRRYDVDGLHIDDYFYPYPAPGEVIPDGREFQLYNNGLKNVNDWRRYNVNLFIKELGEKIHQRKPWVKFGVSPFGIYRNKKNDPTLGSNTRGLQNYDDLYADVLLWVNKGWVDYCVPQLYWQIGHPTADYDTLIRWWNRYAGNRPLYIGESVDRTAKYADLQNPNSNQLPAKFRLHDQMSNVKGTVLWYAKAVVDNVGNYGTALRNYYWKYPALQPEMPFIDGKRPKKPRKVKPVWTSDGYILFWTQPRGKDWDDVATKYVVYRFNKGERVNLDNPSKIVAITSETMYKLPYVDGKTKYRYVVTALDRMNNESKAKKKSIKL, encoded by the coding sequence ATGAATAAATTTTTAACCAAGATAAGGCTGTTGCTCTTATTCGTGGTATGTAGTAACTTGTTGGCAAGTAAGGCCGATAATCTGAAAAAACGTGAGTTTCGAGGGGCTTGGATACAGTGTGTAAATGGCCAGTTCGAAGGAATGGGAACGGCCAACATGCAGCGCACGTTGAGTTATCAATTAGATGAATTGCAGAAGAATGGTGTCAATGCCATCATCTTCCAAGTCAGGGCAGAGTGCGATGCGCTCTATCAAAGTAGTTATGAGCCATGGAGTCGTTTCTTGACAGGCGTGCAAGGACAAGCGCCCTATCCTTTTTGGGACCCACTTCAATGGATGATAGAGCAGTGTCATCAGCGAGGGATGGAACTGCACGCATGGATTAATCCTTATCGTGCCAAAACCAAGAGTACTTCCGCTCTGGCCGGCAATCATATTGCCATCAAGCAACCTGGCAAGGTATTTTCGTATGCCGGACAGTTTATTCTCAACCCGGGCGACCCCGCCAACAGGGAATATATTTATAAGGTGGTTGACGACATTGTGCGTCGCTATGATGTGGATGGTTTGCACATCGACGATTATTTCTATCCTTATCCAGCTCCTGGTGAAGTCATTCCCGACGGTCGCGAATTCCAACTCTATAATAATGGATTGAAGAACGTCAATGACTGGCGTCGCTATAACGTCAACTTGTTCATCAAAGAGTTGGGAGAAAAGATACACCAGCGTAAGCCTTGGGTGAAATTTGGCGTTTCGCCCTTTGGTATTTACCGCAACAAGAAGAATGATCCAACACTTGGCAGCAACACCCGGGGATTGCAAAATTATGATGATCTTTATGCCGATGTCTTGTTGTGGGTGAACAAGGGTTGGGTAGATTATTGCGTTCCGCAGTTATATTGGCAAATCGGTCACCCAACGGCCGATTATGACACGCTCATCAGGTGGTGGAATCGTTATGCCGGTAACCGACCTTTATACATTGGCGAGAGTGTGGATCGTACAGCGAAGTATGCCGACCTGCAAAACCCGAATAGCAATCAACTACCGGCAAAATTCCGTTTGCACGATCAGATGTCGAATGTGAAGGGTACTGTTTTGTGGTATGCCAAGGCTGTGGTGGATAATGTAGGCAACTACGGAACGGCTCTTCGCAACTACTATTGGAAATATCCGGCCTTGCAACCCGAGATGCCGTTTATTGATGGCAAGCGTCCAAAGAAACCTCGAAAGGTAAAACCTGTATGGACAAGCGACGGCTATATCCTGTTTTGGACACAACCTCGTGGTAAAGATTGGGATGACGTAGCAACAAAATATGTGGTTTACCGTTTCAACAAGGGAGAGCGTGTCAACTTGGACAATCCCTCCAAGATTGTCGCCATCACTTCGGAAACGATGTATAAACTGCCTTATGTTGATGGCAAAACCAAATATCGATATGTGGTTACTGCGCTTGACAGAATGAACAACGAGAGCAAAGCTAAGAAAAAGAGCATCAAGCTGTAA
- the yihA gene encoding ribosome biogenesis GTP-binding protein YihA/YsxC yields the protein MEIKKAEFLISSPTIDKCPKDNRIEYAFIGRSNVGKSSLINMLCNHKGLSKTSSTPGKTLLINHFLINDEWYLVDLPGYGFAKRSKKVQADIEKMINTYILQREQLVNLFVLIDVRHEQQKIDRAFIDWLGENEIPFTIVFTKADKLGTVKAKANAAQWMEQLKDAWEELPPYFITSSEKRTGREELLAYIDEINQSLL from the coding sequence ATGGAAATAAAGAAGGCCGAATTCCTCATATCATCGCCAACCATAGACAAATGTCCCAAAGACAATCGGATAGAATATGCATTCATCGGACGCTCGAATGTAGGAAAATCCAGTCTTATCAACATGCTTTGCAACCATAAGGGACTGTCCAAGACATCATCCACACCGGGCAAAACCCTTCTCATCAATCACTTCTTGATTAACGATGAGTGGTACTTGGTTGACCTTCCGGGCTACGGATTTGCCAAGAGATCCAAGAAAGTGCAGGCGGATATTGAGAAAATGATTAACACCTACATTTTGCAACGAGAGCAGTTGGTCAACCTGTTCGTGCTGATTGACGTGCGCCACGAGCAACAAAAGATAGACCGTGCGTTCATCGATTGGTTAGGAGAAAACGAGATACCCTTCACCATTGTGTTCACCAAAGCCGACAAACTGGGCACGGTGAAGGCGAAAGCCAATGCAGCCCAGTGGATGGAACAATTAAAAGATGCCTGGGAAGAACTGCCACCTTACTTTATTACGAGTTCGGAAAAACGAACGGGCCGCGAAGAATTGTTGGCTTATATCGATGAAATAAACCAATCACTTCTGTAA
- the abc-f gene encoding ribosomal protection-like ABC-F family protein: MAGPIPYLDVQNLTKSFGDLVLFNNISFSVAEGQRIGLIAQNGTGKSTLLSVLTGKEGKDGGEIIMKKDLKIGYLEQKTLFDENESVLDACFNHQGDPQKVLKAKQILTMLHIDDLDQPMGQLSGGQQKRVALANVLITEPELFILDEPTNHLDLEMVEWLESYLSRGNKTLLMVTHDRFFLDRVCNSILELDDRTIYAYRGNYSYYLEKRQERIENKRAEVARANNLYRTELEWMRRMPQARGHKARYREEAFYELQQVAKQKVEERQIRLKSSNVYIGSKIFECQYVSKAWGDKVILKDFYYNFARFEKLGIIGNNGTGKSTFIKLLMGLVEPDSGKFDIGETVRFGYFSQEGLQFDEQQKVIDVVSDVAENINLGGGKSMTASQLLQHFLFTPEQQHNFVYKLSGGELRKLYLCTVLMKNPNFLVLDEPTNDLDIQTLQVLENYLQDFPGCVIVISHDRYFMDKVVDHILVFKGEGEIQDFPGNYTQFREWNSLKPIEQKPEEKKEKPAAKDYRNNEKKKLSYKEKREFEVLDEDITKLEQQIKDVEEEICSGKLTVEDLTTKSMLLPTLKEELDEKSMRWLELSELS, translated from the coding sequence ATGGCTGGACCAATACCCTATTTAGACGTTCAGAATCTAACGAAATCTTTCGGCGACCTTGTTTTGTTCAACAACATCTCCTTCTCCGTTGCCGAAGGTCAGCGCATCGGTCTCATCGCCCAGAATGGCACCGGCAAGTCTACCCTGCTGTCGGTTCTTACCGGTAAGGAAGGCAAAGACGGTGGCGAGATTATCATGAAGAAAGATCTCAAGATTGGTTATCTTGAACAGAAGACCCTGTTTGATGAAAACGAATCGGTGTTAGACGCTTGCTTTAATCATCAAGGCGATCCACAGAAAGTATTAAAGGCCAAGCAAATACTAACGATGTTGCACATTGATGATCTTGACCAACCCATGGGACAACTGAGTGGTGGACAACAAAAACGGGTGGCCTTGGCGAACGTTCTGATTACAGAACCCGAACTGTTCATCCTCGATGAGCCGACCAACCATTTGGATTTGGAAATGGTGGAGTGGTTAGAAAGCTACCTGTCGCGGGGCAACAAGACACTGCTGATGGTGACGCACGACCGCTTTTTCTTGGATCGCGTGTGCAATTCGATTCTTGAATTAGACGACCGAACCATCTACGCATACCGCGGTAATTACAGTTATTATCTGGAAAAGCGCCAAGAACGCATCGAAAACAAGCGGGCAGAGGTGGCGCGTGCCAACAACTTGTATCGTACCGAACTGGAATGGATGCGGCGCATGCCACAGGCTCGCGGACACAAGGCGCGCTATCGTGAGGAGGCTTTCTACGAACTGCAACAGGTAGCCAAACAAAAGGTTGAGGAAAGACAAATCAGACTGAAATCGAGCAATGTGTATATCGGTTCCAAGATTTTCGAGTGTCAATATGTATCGAAGGCTTGGGGCGACAAAGTGATACTGAAAGACTTTTATTACAACTTTGCCAGATTTGAGAAATTAGGAATCATCGGCAACAACGGAACCGGGAAGTCAACGTTCATCAAGTTGTTAATGGGGCTCGTTGAACCCGACAGTGGGAAATTCGACATCGGTGAAACCGTTCGTTTTGGCTACTTCTCTCAAGAAGGATTACAGTTTGACGAACAGCAAAAAGTGATTGATGTGGTCAGTGACGTTGCCGAGAACATCAATCTGGGTGGCGGCAAAAGCATGACGGCCTCGCAGCTGCTGCAACACTTCTTGTTCACGCCTGAGCAGCAACACAACTTTGTTTACAAACTCAGTGGCGGCGAGTTGCGCAAGTTATACCTTTGCACGGTGTTGATGAAAAATCCCAATTTCCTGGTGCTTGATGAGCCTACGAACGATTTAGACATTCAAACACTGCAGGTGCTGGAAAACTATTTGCAAGACTTTCCGGGGTGCGTAATCGTCATCAGTCACGACAGGTATTTCATGGACAAGGTAGTTGACCACATCTTAGTGTTCAAGGGTGAGGGCGAAATTCAAGACTTCCCCGGCAATTACACGCAATTCAGAGAGTGGAACAGCCTGAAACCCATCGAGCAGAAGCCAGAAGAAAAGAAGGAGAAGCCTGCCGCAAAGGATTACAGAAACAACGAAAAGAAAAAGCTCTCTTATAAAGAAAAACGAGAGTTTGAAGTTTTGGATGAGGACATTACAAAGCTGGAGCAACAGATAAAGGATGTGGAAGAAGAGATATGCAGCGGAAAGTTGACCGTTGAAGACCTCACAACCAAGAGCATGCTGCTACCCACTTTAAAAGAAGAGCTGGATGAAAAAAGCATGAGATGGCTCGAATTATCCGAACTGTCTTAG
- a CDS encoding AbgT family transporter: protein MKSKVFAIVTFSLGIVQILLILVSWFITATMPMSPVRSLLSSEGIRWFFGQFTYNLASPLLVWLILAGMTLGALKQSRLSKAFTPSARKEYRQRFALKLVLLELVIFAGIIGLLTLMPQAILLSVTGHLFPSSFSQSVFPIVCFMGCVASVTFGLLSGAFRSLTDIFNALSVGISRLSPWLVVYVMAAQLYHSFLFVF, encoded by the coding sequence ATGAAGAGTAAGGTCTTTGCCATCGTTACGTTCAGCTTAGGAATCGTACAAATTCTGCTCATTCTGGTGTCGTGGTTCATAACAGCCACGATGCCCATGTCGCCTGTGCGTTCGTTGTTGAGCAGTGAGGGAATCAGATGGTTTTTCGGTCAGTTCACTTACAACCTCGCCTCTCCCTTGCTCGTCTGGCTCATTCTTGCGGGAATGACGCTGGGCGCATTGAAACAAAGCAGACTGTCTAAGGCTTTTACACCTTCTGCCAGGAAGGAATATCGACAGCGTTTCGCACTAAAATTGGTTTTGCTCGAACTGGTAATCTTCGCAGGGATTATTGGTTTGTTGACACTCATGCCCCAAGCCATCCTGCTGAGCGTGACCGGTCATTTGTTTCCAAGTAGTTTTTCGCAAAGTGTCTTTCCAATAGTATGTTTCATGGGTTGTGTGGCATCCGTCACCTTTGGCTTGTTAAGTGGCGCTTTTCGTTCGCTGACTGATATTTTTAATGCTTTGTCAGTCGGGATAAGCAGGCTCTCTCCCTGGCTGGTGGTCTATGTGATGGCTGCCCAACTGTACCATTCTTTCTTGTTCGTCTTCTAA
- a CDS encoding DUF5932 domain-containing protein has translation MEEFKIIIVEDVPLELKGTEGIFKNEIPEAEIIGTAENEQEYWRLIKQQVPDLVLLDLGLGGSTTVGVEICRQTKQSYPQVKVLIFTGEILNEKLWVDVLDAGCDGIILKSGELLTRGDVGSVMAGKRMVFNQPILKKIVERFKLSIHNQLMRQEALVNYEIDEYDERFLRHLALGYTKEQITNLRGMPFGVKSLEKRQNELIQKFFPNGNNGIGINATRLVVRAIELRVLDIDNLQADEE, from the coding sequence ATGGAAGAATTTAAAATTATCATAGTAGAGGATGTTCCTTTGGAACTGAAAGGTACCGAGGGCATCTTTAAAAACGAGATTCCTGAAGCCGAAATCATTGGTACGGCAGAAAACGAACAAGAATATTGGCGCCTGATAAAGCAGCAGGTACCTGATTTGGTTTTGTTGGACTTGGGACTTGGTGGCTCCACGACCGTTGGCGTTGAGATATGCAGGCAAACGAAACAAAGCTATCCGCAGGTGAAGGTGTTGATATTTACCGGCGAGATACTGAATGAAAAATTATGGGTCGACGTGCTGGACGCGGGGTGCGATGGAATCATCTTGAAAAGTGGCGAACTGCTCACGCGGGGGGATGTTGGCAGTGTGATGGCCGGCAAACGCATGGTGTTCAACCAGCCGATATTGAAAAAAATCGTGGAGCGCTTCAAGTTAAGCATCCATAACCAACTGATGCGGCAAGAGGCGCTTGTGAATTATGAGATTGACGAATATGATGAGCGTTTCCTCCGTCATCTGGCCTTGGGCTATACCAAGGAACAGATTACGAACTTGCGCGGGATGCCCTTTGGCGTAAAAAGTTTGGAAAAGCGACAGAACGAGTTGATACAAAAGTTCTTTCCCAATGGCAACAACGGGATTGGAATCAATGCCACCCGACTGGTAGTCAGGGCCATTGAGTTGAGAGTGCTTGACATTGATAATTTGCAAGCCGATGAAGAGTAA
- a CDS encoding DUF5113 domain-containing protein: MQGTYQKTLLFADSCLYYLNRHYRTCRPHGVDTMTIMSNSTALPAEIKWLYDSIPTNYNIILGIRNESAVAALALHKWALYAYNNKAYTQLFRERSADSTLGTYVQMMQRSEVNKNVALVILSLIFMLIFPAYYFLYDRHRVYYRFSVDRIQEINQTLLSEAPAQEKLQKIQTLWTFNRRMLNTRFTKLNAIVEQIMDALRDRIHVEEVQTTSMELAQDELRRTSYENDQLHISNSVLDNCLSTLKHETMYYPAKIGVLADGKDENLPVLSELSSYYKDLYMLLSAQAMRQIDNHVKVDDDMLRYLFDILKEQNGGELVLTAEDKDPVYCLIHVKMNNLHLSDEQVAALFTPNTVDMQFMLCRQIVREVGEATNARGCGIQAVKDETGRININITLTKTIWKNLKLS, from the coding sequence ATCCAAGGAACTTATCAGAAAACCCTGTTGTTTGCAGACAGTTGCCTGTATTATCTCAACCGCCATTACCGAACATGCAGACCTCATGGCGTAGATACGATGACCATCATGTCAAACAGTACCGCATTGCCGGCAGAAATTAAATGGTTATACGATAGTATTCCAACCAATTACAACATCATCCTTGGCATCAGAAACGAAAGTGCCGTGGCCGCATTGGCCTTGCACAAGTGGGCCTTGTACGCTTATAACAACAAGGCTTATACGCAGTTGTTCCGCGAACGCAGTGCAGACAGTACGTTAGGCACGTATGTTCAAATGATGCAACGTTCAGAAGTTAATAAGAATGTGGCCCTCGTCATCCTTTCTTTGATTTTCATGCTGATATTCCCAGCCTATTATTTTTTGTATGATCGACATCGGGTGTATTATCGGTTCAGCGTTGATCGAATCCAGGAAATCAACCAGACGTTGTTGAGTGAGGCCCCCGCTCAGGAGAAATTACAGAAGATACAGACGCTTTGGACGTTCAACCGCAGAATGTTGAATACCCGATTTACCAAACTTAACGCTATCGTTGAACAAATCATGGATGCGTTACGAGATCGCATTCATGTGGAGGAAGTGCAGACAACCAGCATGGAACTGGCTCAAGACGAATTGCGAAGAACGAGTTACGAAAACGACCAGTTGCACATCAGCAACAGCGTGTTGGACAACTGTCTTTCAACCTTAAAGCACGAAACGATGTATTATCCCGCTAAAATAGGTGTTTTGGCTGATGGTAAAGACGAAAATCTTCCAGTGTTGAGCGAGCTTTCTTCTTATTACAAAGACCTGTACATGCTGCTGAGTGCGCAGGCCATGCGACAGATAGACAATCATGTCAAGGTGGATGACGACATGCTGCGCTATCTGTTTGACATCTTGAAAGAGCAAAATGGCGGCGAGCTGGTGCTGACTGCTGAAGACAAAGACCCCGTATATTGTCTTATTCATGTAAAGATGAACAATCTTCATCTCTCCGATGAACAAGTCGCCGCTCTATTTACGCCCAATACCGTTGACATGCAGTTCATGCTGTGCAGGCAGATTGTTCGTGAGGTAGGAGAGGCTACCAATGCGCGTGGCTGCGGCATCCAGGCTGTGAAAGATGAGACAGGACGAATAAACATAAATATCACCTTAACAAAAACGATATGGAAGAATTTAAAATTATCATAG